The Staphylococcus sp. KG4-3 genome has a window encoding:
- a CDS encoding helix-turn-helix transcriptional regulator, which yields MKLNLERLKQTRIDNEFSQEYMTKELGWKSRSQYSKRESGTVSIGADELIAIAKILGYSKEEVGYFFD from the coding sequence TTGAAACTGAATTTAGAAAGATTGAAACAAACTAGAATCGACAACGAATTTAGTCAGGAGTATATGACTAAGGAGCTAGGTTGGAAATCTAGATCTCAATATTCTAAGAGGGAAAGCGGGACAGTATCTATTGGTGCTGATGAATTAATAGCTATCGCTAAAATACTAGGATATAGCAAAGAAGAGGTAGGTTATTTTTTTGATTAA
- a CDS encoding phage antirepressor KilAC domain-containing protein, producing MQGLQNKPNISQMFNIQEKENGEIAISGRELHEALEVKTPYKKWFERMSDYGFEGNTDYVVTDIFVHNPLGGRQSQTDHALTLDTAKEIAMIQRSEPGKRARQYFIQVEKAWNSPEMIMQRALKIANDTKLQLEAQIEKDKPKVLFANSVVGSQNSVLVGELAKLLKQNGVNIGQNRLFEWMRENGYLIKQKGENYNLPTQRSADLEIMDIKKRTINNPDGSSQITRTTKITGKGQQYFINKFLSE from the coding sequence ATGCAAGGATTACAAAATAAACCGAACATATCGCAAATGTTCAATATTCAAGAAAAAGAAAATGGTGAAATTGCAATTAGTGGTCGTGAATTACATGAAGCACTAGAAGTAAAAACACCATATAAAAAATGGTTTGAAAGAATGAGTGATTACGGTTTCGAAGGAAACACTGATTATGTAGTAACGGACATTTTTGTCCATAACCCATTAGGTGGTCGACAATCTCAAACTGATCATGCACTAACATTAGATACAGCTAAAGAAATTGCAATGATACAAAGAAGTGAGCCAGGTAAACGAGCTAGACAGTATTTTATTCAAGTAGAGAAAGCATGGAACAGTCCAGAAATGATAATGCAACGTGCTTTGAAAATAGCTAATGATACAAAATTGCAATTGGAAGCACAAATTGAAAAAGACAAACCCAAAGTATTATTCGCAAATTCCGTAGTTGGAAGTCAAAACTCAGTTTTAGTAGGAGAGTTAGCGAAACTTCTTAAACAAAATGGAGTGAATATAGGTCAAAACAGATTGTTCGAATGGATGAGAGAGAATGGCTATCTTATAAAACAAAAAGGTGAGAACTACAATTTGCCAACACAACGCAGTGCAGACTTAGAAATTATGGATATTAAGAAACGCACTATTAACAACCCAGACGGTTCAAGCCAAATCACTAGAACAACAAAAATAACCGGAAAAGGTCAGCAATACTTTATTAATAAATTTTTATCAGAATAG
- a CDS encoding DUF1108 family protein, with amino-acid sequence MYYEIGTTKSKKIQLLGFEFRINLYKHDENIEVTLVNKNEEYIDSIQIYDEYAGIATAQEILKQSAFTWIEQNTDEADRIMNRVMQWCRNKNLSD; translated from the coding sequence ATGTATTACGAAATAGGTACAACTAAAAGTAAAAAAATCCAATTATTAGGATTTGAATTCAGAATTAACTTGTACAAACACGACGAAAATATTGAGGTCACGTTAGTAAATAAAAATGAAGAATATATAGATAGCATTCAAATCTATGATGAATACGCTGGTATAGCTACAGCACAAGAGATACTTAAACAATCTGCTTTCACATGGATAGAACAGAACACAGATGAAGCAGACAGAATAATGAATCGAGTGATGCAGTGGTGTAGAAACAAAAATTTAAGCGATTAG
- a CDS encoding DUF2483 family protein, whose protein sequence is MNKSKTKYTKEYCYIVHKDVDHYVDNRPTDRAPKVEYTDDVETARRFFEEDFEILQIDWSKHDKIICQSTHIRIHRSERVEINE, encoded by the coding sequence ATGAATAAAAGTAAGACTAAATATACAAAAGAATATTGCTATATAGTCCATAAAGACGTTGACCATTATGTAGACAATAGACCAACTGACCGTGCACCTAAAGTTGAATACACCGATGATGTGGAAACAGCAAGAAGATTCTTTGAAGAAGACTTTGAAATATTACAAATTGATTGGTCTAAACACGACAAAATTATATGCCAATCAACTCATATAAGAATACACAGAAGTGAGAGGGTTGAAATAAATGAGTGA
- a CDS encoding ERF family protein, producing the protein MSETKNIHQRINEAKHSMEGFIKDKAGYQYSYVSGSQVLHKLNPELYKHGINITFKTSDAKYETVNVVVKGKEKTEYVVSLNVHYTITNTDNSEEKIESMIFAIGQQDDPSKALGTALTYSERYFLMKFFGLPTDEDDADAKEKREAYSKADNSAQQELNNEIQDFTDLLNSQGDDISFDEVKQKFQIGDISRLSQSDVSGYISLIRANAQKRRRMNND; encoded by the coding sequence ATGAGTGAAACGAAAAATATACATCAACGTATAAATGAAGCTAAACATTCAATGGAGGGCTTTATTAAAGATAAAGCAGGTTATCAATATAGCTATGTTTCGGGTTCCCAAGTATTACACAAATTAAACCCAGAATTATATAAGCATGGTATTAACATTACCTTTAAAACATCAGATGCGAAATATGAAACTGTAAATGTAGTCGTTAAAGGTAAAGAAAAAACTGAATATGTCGTATCGCTTAATGTACATTACACAATCACTAACACCGATAATTCAGAAGAAAAAATAGAATCAATGATATTCGCTATTGGTCAACAGGACGACCCAAGTAAAGCTCTAGGTACTGCTTTAACTTATTCAGAAAGATATTTTTTAATGAAGTTCTTCGGATTACCAACTGATGAAGATGATGCAGACGCTAAAGAAAAACGAGAAGCCTATAGTAAAGCTGATAACAGCGCGCAACAAGAATTGAATAATGAAATTCAAGATTTTACAGACCTTTTAAATTCACAAGGCGATGATATTTCATTTGATGAAGTGAAACAAAAGTTCCAAATTGGCGATATTTCAAGATTAAGCCAATCAGATGTTAGTGGATATATAAGTCTTATTAGAGCAAATGCGCAAAAAAGAAGGAGAATGAACAATGATTAA
- the ssb gene encoding single-stranded DNA-binding protein gives MINRVVLVGRLTKDPEFRTTPSGVNIANFTLAVNRTFTNAQGEREADFINVVVFRKQAENVNNYLFKGHLAGVDGRMQSRSYENKEGQRVFVTEVVADSVQFLEPKNNGQANNVSKGQQTGTNNQRASNDNPFANSNRPIDIKDDDLPF, from the coding sequence ATGATTAATAGAGTTGTATTAGTAGGCCGTTTAACGAAAGACCCAGAATTCAGAACAACACCATCTGGTGTAAATATTGCAAACTTCACCCTAGCTGTTAATAGAACATTCACGAATGCACAAGGTGAACGTGAAGCAGACTTTATCAATGTAGTTGTTTTCCGTAAACAAGCAGAAAATGTAAACAATTATTTATTTAAAGGTCATTTAGCTGGTGTTGATGGTCGTATGCAATCACGTAGCTATGAGAATAAAGAAGGACAACGTGTATTTGTTACTGAAGTTGTCGCAGACAGTGTTCAATTCTTGGAACCTAAAAACAACGGACAGGCAAACAATGTCTCTAAAGGACAACAGACAGGCACGAATAACCAACGTGCAAGCAATGATAACCCATTTGCTAATAGCAATAGACCAATTGATATTAAAGATGATGATTTGCCTTTTTAG
- a CDS encoding putative HNHc nuclease has product MAIIKSYIQQDDDTITAVIEGVELTNKDFLLLDNGLEVECDVDVIDPYKITGKQRRKVFAMIRDIFDHYGQPMDYLRYMFQKQLEFLHGYEPMSLSNCSRRQASELIELILDFIFQYDIPMRKQTSDLMSNDKYFLYKSTINRTCVICGAVNADLAHYQTVGSGRNRNKINHTNNKVLALCRKHHTEQHQIGMDTFNRKYHLQDSWVDVDEKLNKMLRGEK; this is encoded by the coding sequence GTGGCAATAATTAAAAGTTACATCCAACAAGATGACGACACAATAACTGCTGTCATCGAGGGTGTAGAACTAACGAATAAAGATTTCCTACTACTTGATAATGGATTAGAAGTTGAATGTGATGTAGATGTGATTGATCCATACAAGATAACTGGTAAGCAACGTCGAAAAGTATTCGCGATGATAAGAGATATATTCGACCATTACGGGCAACCGATGGATTACTTAAGATATATGTTTCAAAAGCAATTAGAGTTTTTACATGGCTACGAACCAATGTCATTAAGTAATTGTAGTCGAAGACAAGCTAGTGAATTAATCGAACTTATATTAGATTTTATATTCCAATATGACATACCTATGAGAAAGCAAACGAGTGACCTCATGAGCAATGATAAATACTTTCTATACAAATCTACCATTAATCGAACTTGTGTTATATGTGGCGCTGTAAATGCTGATTTAGCACATTATCAAACAGTAGGTAGTGGACGAAATAGAAACAAAATAAATCATACAAATAATAAAGTATTAGCCTTATGCAGAAAGCATCATACAGAACAACATCAAATAGGCATGGACACATTTAATCGTAAATATCACTTACAAGATAGTTGGGTGGATGTAGATGAGAAACTGAATAAGATGTTGAGAGGTGAGAAGTAA
- a CDS encoding helix-turn-helix domain-containing protein yields MSDSIKSSVSGYGLVFKRVMKDTNISIEAKALYSYLSAYAGADESSFPSVSLIKHELNIGKQRYQRARKELEQIGYLKVTRKQNGNIYGSNLYTVMHEPRRVDSRPSDTQPVEFQSVDNQPTTINSSTINSITNNSQTINTSATDVTRERFEEWWKLYDKKLDKKKAFSLFKSALKEHSYESIMNGTREYLKTITNKQYQKYPKTFLSQESYLNDFTEETQPTGQDQLERMKHDPSYWD; encoded by the coding sequence ATGAGCGATAGCATAAAAAGTTCTGTCAGTGGCTACGGATTAGTATTTAAACGAGTGATGAAAGACACCAATATAAGTATTGAAGCAAAAGCGTTATACAGCTACTTATCTGCTTATGCAGGCGCTGATGAAAGTTCGTTTCCTAGTGTTTCTTTAATTAAACATGAATTAAATATAGGAAAGCAAAGATACCAAAGAGCTAGAAAAGAGTTAGAGCAAATAGGCTATTTAAAAGTAACTAGAAAACAAAATGGAAATATTTATGGAAGTAATTTATATACGGTTATGCACGAACCTCGACGGGTTGATTCCCGACCGTCCGACACTCAACCGGTTGAATTTCAATCGGTCGACAACCAGCCCACTACAATTAACAGTTCTACAATTAACAGTATTACAAATAACAGTCAGACAATTAATACTAGCGCAACTGACGTTACGCGTGAACGTTTTGAAGAATGGTGGAAACTTTACGATAAAAAGCTAGATAAGAAAAAAGCATTTAGCTTATTTAAATCAGCACTTAAAGAACATAGTTATGAATCTATCATGAATGGTACTAGAGAATATCTTAAAACGATTACGAATAAACAATATCAAAAGTACCCTAAAACATTTTTAAGTCAAGAAAGTTATTTGAATGACTTTACAGAAGAAACACAACCTACAGGACAAGACCAACTAGAACGTATGAAACACGACCCTAGTTATTGGGATTAG
- a CDS encoding ATP-binding protein: MKRMLSPRITETLKQYEATEIERALYCEKCGNKYDLHKFDSGYEYRDGCECSMIAAGKEAENKRKQKANNNIFNQSNVNYSLQEVTVNNYKPQNQSQTDAKQTAIEYVKTFSTGKPKSLIMQGSYGTGKSHLAYAIAKAIKAQGYSVAFMHIPMLMDRIKATYNKNAVETTDELVKLLSNVDLLVLDDIGVENTEHTLNKLFSIVDNRVGKNNIFTTNFSDKELNQNMNWQRINSRMKHNSRQVKVLGDDYRERDAW, encoded by the coding sequence ATGAAACGCATGTTAAGCCCTAGAATAACAGAAACACTTAAGCAGTATGAAGCTACTGAAATAGAAAGAGCACTGTATTGCGAGAAATGCGGTAATAAGTACGATTTACACAAGTTTGATAGTGGTTACGAATATCGTGATGGTTGTGAATGTAGCATGATTGCAGCAGGTAAAGAAGCAGAGAACAAACGTAAGCAGAAAGCAAACAATAATATATTTAACCAATCGAACGTTAACTACTCATTACAAGAAGTCACAGTGAATAATTATAAACCACAAAACCAATCACAAACAGATGCTAAACAAACAGCTATAGAGTACGTTAAAACATTTTCTACAGGAAAGCCTAAGTCATTAATCATGCAGGGTTCATATGGCACAGGTAAATCACATCTAGCTTATGCCATTGCTAAAGCAATTAAAGCGCAAGGTTACTCCGTAGCGTTTATGCACATACCAATGTTAATGGATCGTATCAAAGCTACTTACAATAAAAACGCAGTTGAAACTACTGACGAGTTAGTCAAATTACTTAGCAACGTAGATTTACTTGTACTAGACGATATAGGCGTAGAAAACACTGAACATACATTAAACAAACTATTTAGCATAGTTGATAACAGAGTAGGTAAGAACAATATTTTTACTACCAACTTTAGTGATAAAGAACTAAATCAAAATATGAATTGGCAACGTATCAATTCACGTATGAAACATAATTCACGCCAAGTGAAAGTTCTTGGTGATGATTACAGGGAGAGAGACGCATGGTAA
- a CDS encoding DUF1064 domain-containing protein encodes MSKYNAKKFEYKGIVFDSKVECRYYQHLERQKEQGQIDYIELQPRYELIPKHGKQRKTEYVADFALWHKGKLVEVIDVKGMPTDVARYKAKHFRYKYPDIPLIWVCEAPKYTGQTWITYEELKKARSERKKAKR; translated from the coding sequence ATGAGTAAATATAATGCGAAGAAATTTGAATATAAAGGTATCGTGTTCGATAGCAAAGTTGAATGTAGATATTACCAACATTTAGAACGACAAAAAGAACAAGGGCAAATAGATTATATCGAACTGCAACCTAGATATGAGTTAATTCCTAAGCATGGTAAACAACGTAAAACAGAATATGTCGCTGATTTTGCGTTATGGCATAAAGGTAAACTGGTGGAAGTTATAGACGTTAAAGGTATGCCAACAGATGTTGCTAGATATAAAGCGAAACACTTTAGATATAAATATCCAGACATACCATTGATATGGGTATGTGAAGCACCTAAATATACAGGTCAAACATGGATAACATACGAAGAATTGAAAAAGGCAAGAAGTGAACGCAAGAAAGCTAAGAGGTGA
- a CDS encoding SA1788 family PVL leukocidin-associated protein, with translation MESVHVKGKTYEIMGENLKCMNKNDLSKNYISKRILYGWTLNEACKAPKHMRLTDYREEQKIKQMESQVRRIRAKVKEEKHRGEHPWLYGSTPQVHARSKYVADLIENDIFPKVVK, from the coding sequence ATGGAATCTGTACATGTTAAAGGTAAAACGTACGAAATTATGGGCGAAAACCTTAAATGTATGAATAAGAATGATTTAAGTAAAAATTATATTAGTAAAAGAATACTTTATGGTTGGACATTAAACGAAGCATGTAAGGCACCTAAACACATGCGCTTAACTGATTATAGAGAAGAGCAGAAAATTAAACAAATGGAATCACAAGTAAGACGTATAAGAGCCAAAGTTAAAGAAGAGAAGCACAGAGGCGAGCATCCTTGGTTGTACGGTAGCACACCGCAAGTACATGCACGTAGTAAATATGTAGCTGATTTAATAGAAAACGATATATTCCCGAAGGTGGTTAAGTAG
- a CDS encoding MazG-like family protein yields the protein MTNTLEQLVKQVEQWSKDKNLHKGNPDRQALKFYEEAGEVSAALSRNKLDDLKDGIGDTVVTLIILAQQRGMTLEECLQYAYDEIKGRKGKTINGTFIKESDL from the coding sequence ATGACTAACACATTAGAACAATTAGTAAAACAAGTAGAACAATGGAGTAAAGATAAAAACTTACACAAAGGTAACCCAGATAGACAAGCATTGAAATTCTATGAAGAAGCTGGCGAAGTAAGTGCAGCTTTATCACGTAACAAACTAGATGACTTAAAAGACGGTATAGGCGATACAGTCGTTACTTTAATTATATTGGCACAACAACGTGGAATGACATTAGAGGAGTGTTTACAGTACGCGTATGACGAAATTAAAGGAAGAAAAGGAAAGACGATCAATGGAACGTTCATCAAAGAATCAGACTTGTAA
- a CDS encoding DUF4870 domain-containing protein, translated as MSNQSTQSEKILAALSYFSVFFAPILFPIIVWILANKPVSTHAKKSLAYHILPYILIFVGAGLIGLSESNSNNALGITLIVIAVIAFIGAIYYVIYNLYCGIKVLLKDNLY; from the coding sequence ATGAGCAATCAATCAACACAATCAGAAAAAATACTAGCTGCATTATCATATTTTAGTGTGTTTTTTGCGCCAATCCTATTCCCTATTATTGTATGGATATTAGCCAACAAACCTGTTTCTACTCACGCTAAAAAGTCTTTAGCTTATCACATCTTGCCTTATATCCTAATTTTTGTAGGTGCAGGTTTAATTGGATTGAGTGAATCTAATTCTAACAACGCACTAGGAATAACTTTAATTGTTATTGCTGTAATTGCCTTTATAGGCGCAATATATTACGTAATATATAATTTATACTGTGGTATCAAAGTTTTATTGAAAGATAATTTATATTAA
- the rinB gene encoding transcriptional activator RinB: MQHLIRTLTDSTGHTFTHITQARENETFTVVEAGSKGEAKRKYNERKDSERMKRIFKTLLIIALYELSKVITYEVIVKKQANDMVEQPGYDEIDSWKKY, from the coding sequence ATGCAACACCTAATACGCACACTAACAGATTCAACTGGTCATACTTTCACTCACATTACACAAGCACGAGAGAATGAAACGTTTACTGTGGTTGAGGCAGGGAGTAAGGGAGAGGCGAAACGTAAGTATAATGAAAGAAAGGACAGTGAGAGAATGAAACGTATATTTAAAACATTATTAATCATAGCGCTATATGAATTAAGTAAAGTAATCACATATGAAGTCATTGTTAAAAAACAGGCTAACGATATGGTAGAACAACCTGGTTACGATGAAATAGATTCATGGAAAAAGTATTAA
- a CDS encoding HNH endonuclease signature motif containing protein translates to MYNKGLIDSDELTKETKKLYKSKDWHTLRHMALERDNHLCQMCLRKHRYTDAELVHHMIYVKSDFQKALDLDNLMCVCSKCHNRIHAKDEEEVFTTENVERKVRTIKL, encoded by the coding sequence ATATACAACAAAGGATTAATAGATAGTGATGAGCTAACAAAGGAAACCAAGAAGTTATACAAGTCTAAAGACTGGCATACATTGAGACACATGGCATTAGAAAGAGACAATCATTTGTGTCAAATGTGTTTAAGAAAACATAGATATACAGATGCTGAATTAGTTCATCATATGATTTATGTTAAAAGTGATTTTCAAAAAGCGCTAGATTTAGATAATCTCATGTGTGTTTGTTCAAAGTGTCACAATAGAATTCATGCGAAAGATGAAGAGGAAGTTTTTACAACAGAAAATGTAGAAAGAAAAGTGCGAACGATAAAACTTTGA
- a CDS encoding P27 family phage terminase small subunit: MKLTKKQLVSYIDGYQTSDDILIDLYLETYKFYCRLRDELEESQLMYEHTNKAGATNLVKNPLSIELTKTVQTLNNLLKSLGLTAAQREKIVESEEDGFGDY; this comes from the coding sequence TTGAAATTAACAAAAAAGCAATTAGTCAGTTATATCGATGGTTATCAAACTTCAGATGATATCTTAATAGATCTCTATTTAGAGACTTATAAATTTTATTGTCGATTAAGAGATGAACTCGAAGAGTCTCAGCTTATGTATGAACATACGAATAAAGCAGGCGCTACGAATTTAGTTAAAAACCCATTAAGTATTGAATTAACGAAAACGGTTCAAACGCTAAATAATTTATTAAAGTCATTAGGATTAACCGCAGCGCAAAGAGAAAAAATTGTTGAATCAGAGGAGGACGGTTTTGGTGACTATTAA
- a CDS encoding terminase large subunit, whose translation MTIKVLNKPSPKLLTTWYAQQVVRGNITANEYVRKECQRHLNYLKNDNHRWEFDEEKGHKPIRFIEKFCKPSKGEYGQLILQPWQHFIIGSLFGWVDKETRLRRFKEGVVFVGRKNGKTTLISGLTTYGASEDGEPGADVVLLANGMKQARLLFDESTKMIKASPKLNKNFRPRQSAIYYDKTNSKIEPQAADSEKLDGLNTHIGVFDEIHEYKDYKLISVIKNSRQSRKQPLLVYITTAGYQLDGPLVDMVGAGEDTLNGVVEDERTFYFLASLDKEDDLDNPKNWAKANPNLGVSIDLETMKEDWEKAKRVPAERGDFITKRFNIFANDDEMSFLDYETLKKNNKVIDLEELKGKPCTIGYDLSETQDFTAACATFALDDGNIAVISHSWVPEERVKYANEKIPFREWQEEGYLTITPGQYVDYQQVYDWITEMNQYYPVEKITYDRANAFKLNQELKNYGFETEETRQGAITLSPALKDLNELFLDGKVIFNNNPMMRWYINNVQLTKDRNDNWLPTKQNRYRKIDGFAALLNTYTDIMNKVVTDAGNGNIEFISMKELLS comes from the coding sequence GTGACTATTAAAGTATTGAATAAACCTTCACCTAAGCTTCTCACCACATGGTATGCGCAACAAGTCGTTAGAGGTAATATTACGGCGAATGAATACGTTAGAAAAGAATGCCAAAGGCATTTAAATTACCTCAAAAATGACAATCATCGGTGGGAATTTGATGAAGAAAAAGGACATAAACCAATAAGATTTATCGAAAAGTTCTGTAAACCTTCGAAAGGCGAATACGGACAGCTCATATTACAACCATGGCAACATTTTATTATTGGTTCCTTATTTGGTTGGGTAGATAAAGAAACACGTTTACGACGCTTTAAAGAAGGCGTCGTTTTTGTTGGGCGTAAAAATGGTAAAACGACTTTGATATCAGGTTTAACCACATATGGTGCTTCAGAAGATGGCGAACCCGGGGCAGATGTTGTTCTACTAGCTAACGGTATGAAACAAGCTCGATTACTATTTGATGAATCAACCAAGATGATAAAAGCATCACCTAAATTAAATAAAAATTTCAGACCAAGACAATCAGCTATATACTACGATAAAACAAATTCGAAAATCGAACCCCAAGCAGCAGATAGTGAGAAGTTAGATGGTTTAAATACACATATTGGTGTGTTTGATGAAATACATGAATACAAAGATTATAAATTGATTTCTGTTATAAAAAACTCTCGACAATCAAGAAAGCAACCTTTACTAGTTTATATTACAACGGCGGGTTATCAGTTAGATGGTCCTTTAGTTGATATGGTTGGTGCTGGTGAAGATACTTTAAATGGTGTAGTTGAAGATGAACGTACTTTTTATTTCTTAGCTTCTTTAGATAAAGAAGATGATTTAGATAATCCAAAAAATTGGGCGAAAGCAAATCCCAATTTGGGTGTATCAATTGATTTAGAGACAATGAAAGAGGATTGGGAAAAGGCGAAGCGCGTTCCAGCGGAACGTGGAGATTTTATAACGAAACGCTTTAATATATTTGCGAACGATGATGAAATGAGTTTCTTAGACTATGAAACACTTAAGAAAAATAATAAAGTCATTGATTTAGAAGAACTCAAAGGAAAACCTTGTACGATTGGTTATGATTTATCTGAAACACAAGATTTCACTGCGGCTTGCGCTACTTTTGCCTTAGATGATGGTAATATCGCGGTTATTTCTCATTCATGGGTACCAGAAGAACGCGTTAAATATGCCAATGAAAAAATACCCTTTAGAGAATGGCAAGAGGAAGGTTATTTAACAATAACACCTGGACAATACGTTGATTATCAACAAGTTTATGATTGGATTACAGAAATGAATCAATATTATCCTGTTGAAAAAATAACGTATGACCGTGCGAATGCTTTTAAACTCAATCAAGAATTAAAAAACTATGGTTTTGAAACAGAAGAAACAAGACAAGGCGCGATTACTTTAAGTCCAGCTTTAAAAGACCTAAATGAGTTGTTTTTAGATGGCAAAGTTATTTTTAATAATAACCCAATGATGCGCTGGTATATCAATAATGTTCAGTTAACTAAAGATCGTAATGATAATTGGTTACCAACGAAACAAAATCGCTATCGTAAAATCGATGGCTTTGCAGCGTTATTAAATACTTACACTGACATTATGAATAAAGTGGTTACAGACGCAGGTAATGGCAATATTGAGTTTATTAGTATGAAAGAACTGCTGAGTTAG
- a CDS encoding phage portal protein, producing MKAIAKQNLLSKVKQKLIDNWVDQSRQKLYDFSPWRNKNFWGVINNTLETNETIFAAITKLSNSMASIPIKLYKNYEAVTNDISLLITDTPNGSISSFDFINQIETCRNEKGNAYVLIERDIYYQPNKLYLINPDVVEILIENTSKDIYYSIHAATDNKLIIHNTDMMHFKHIVGSNMVQGISPVDVLKNTTDFDNAIRNFNLKEMEKPESFVLKYGTNVSDEKRKAVVQNFKEFYEENGGVLFQEPGVEIDPLNKKYVSEDIVATENLTRERIANVFQIPSVFLNANNAMTFKSNEELDRYYLQHTLLPIIKQYEEEFNRKLLTKYRRTMGYYFKFNVKSFLRADSKTQAEVYFKAVRSGYYTVNDIRSWEDLPPVEGGDVPLISGDLYPIDTPPEQRHTSKGGDNHGQDKNLLSDEQEDPE from the coding sequence GTGAAGGCAATCGCTAAACAAAATTTACTCAGTAAGGTAAAACAAAAATTAATAGATAATTGGGTAGACCAAAGCAGGCAAAAGCTTTATGACTTTTCGCCTTGGCGTAATAAAAATTTTTGGGGCGTTATTAATAACACTTTAGAAACCAATGAAACGATATTTGCGGCTATTACTAAATTATCTAATTCAATGGCAAGTATTCCTATCAAACTTTATAAAAATTATGAAGCAGTAACCAATGATATTTCTTTGCTCATTACAGATACGCCAAATGGCTCAATTAGTAGTTTTGATTTCATTAATCAAATTGAAACATGTCGGAATGAAAAAGGGAATGCTTATGTATTAATCGAACGTGATATTTATTATCAACCCAATAAGCTGTATTTAATTAATCCAGATGTCGTTGAAATACTAATTGAAAATACGTCAAAAGATATTTATTACAGTATTCACGCGGCTACAGATAATAAATTAATCATTCACAATACAGATATGATGCATTTCAAACATATTGTTGGTTCGAATATGGTTCAAGGTATTAGTCCTGTTGATGTATTAAAGAATACAACTGATTTTGATAATGCCATTCGAAATTTTAATTTAAAAGAGATGGAGAAACCTGAATCATTTGTCCTTAAATATGGGACTAACGTCTCCGATGAGAAGCGAAAAGCAGTTGTACAAAATTTTAAAGAATTCTATGAAGAAAATGGTGGGGTTTTATTCCAAGAACCCGGGGTTGAAATTGACCCACTAAATAAAAAATATGTATCCGAGGATATTGTAGCCACAGAAAATTTAACAAGAGAACGTATTGCGAATGTATTTCAGATACCATCGGTATTTTTAAATGCGAATAACGCGATGACATTTAAATCAAATGAAGAACTCGACCGTTATTATTTACAACATACGTTACTACCTATCATTAAGCAGTATGAAGAAGAATTTAACCGAAAATTATTGACTAAATATCGCCGAACGATGGGTTATTACTTCAAATTTAATGTTAAATCGTTCTTACGTGCAGATAGTAAAACACAAGCTGAGGTTTATTTTAAAGCTGTACGTAGTGGTTATTATACGGTTAATGATATTAGGTCATGGGAAGATTTACCTCCTGTTGAAGGTGGCGACGTTCCATTAATCAGTGGTGACTTATACCCAATTGATACACCACCAGAACAAAGGCATACATCGAAAGGGGGTGACAATCATGGACAAGACAAAAACTTACTTTCAGATGAGCAAGAAGACCCAGAATAA